DNA from Cheilinus undulatus linkage group 20, ASM1832078v1, whole genome shotgun sequence:
GTTAAGTTGTTATTCTAAGCAGGACTGTGTCAGGGACCCACGCTgtaaaactgttgttttttgtaaagttCAAGAGAAACTCTGTGCTCATAACAGCAAAGAAGTACATAGTTCAAGCATTAACTGTCATGTGATCCTACAATAAGTGAAATGATTTCTAAAAATTGCACTGATCACATACTTTATTAAGCATGTCattgtctccctgcagccaaagTGATAGAAGTCTGATCAGCAGTAAAAACCCTGATTTGTCGTCTCTATTTTTATGCAATGATCAACACTGCAAAACTaacatcaggaaaaaaaatcatatcaaaaacacttaacattatttatttcaaactttAGTCTTGCTTTTATAGAAATGGAAAGCTGTAATGTGATGCACTGAGCACCAGGTGTCAGAGGTACACTCCATGgctttgcatgttttaaatggacaaaatctAATCTAATTACATCAAGATTACATTTTTACTTTCAGGCATTATCATTAACGATCACAAACATCATaacaaagagagaaacaggaaagCTGAGGAGATATTCTGATGACAGTCTTCTTGATTCATTGAATAAAGTAAAATCAGAGTCTATCAGGAGTTCTGTAAATAAAATGGAATGAAATtaattcaaaaacaaacacttttatcAGCTAAATCATATCTGTAAATATCTCAGGGAAATCAAGTACAATAAAGCAGCAACATTTAAATTTTCTCGCTCCTTTTCTGCATCTGTTAACCAAACCTCATCAATTAGATCTGACGTCTTCTTTGGTTCGTCTTTAGTGGAGATATTCTTGGGTTTGAAGATGAACGCTGGTCGTTTTTGTCTCAGGCCAGTATCTTCTGACTGTGctcctgatttctttttggaCCTGAAAGATAATATTTTTTGGTCAGACTTAagattttgacagatttacaaaACTGTGGTCAAACTTTGCTGTTTAAAATTTTCTTACCTCTCCATTAAGAAAGCAGTACAACAGAGCAACAATCAGACCCTGatgaacagaaaagaaaaatattagttATCTTACCTTCATCAACCCAGAGGAAACTGTTTTTAGAATAAAATCACAGCTTTTCCACTGAGAGGATTTACAGCGTAGACTAAATACAGTCCGAGTAAGACTCAGCCAAAACAAGGGATCACGACGAAAAATCTAACATGTAAGTTTTAGTTTCAGAGAAATTTAGAGAAAGTAAATGTCATATTGTTCCTGCTCTCAAAAGAAatatgaagggaaaaaaacaggttgatccatgatgatttttttaagaatcCAAGAAATCTTGCTCAAGTTTCTGAGATCTTGCAAAGTTTTGAGATCTCATTAAACAATCTTAGGATCTTCAAAAGTTTTTGAGATCTCACAAAGTTTTTAAAGATCTTtggtctttgccccaagtgaaggagttcaagtatctcggggtcttgttcacaagtgagggtagaagggacCTAAAGATCGACAGGCGGATGTGTACAGCATCTGCGATATTGCAGACATATCTtactgtcatggtgaagagggagctgagtcgaaaggcaaaactctcaatttactgcTATGGTCGTGAACTCTAAGATTCTAAGAAAGACTCTAAGAAAGAGTAAGATCGCGGGTTCAAGCAATCAAAATTAGATTCCTCacgagggtgtctgggctcagccagGTGCGGAGCTTGGACATCTGAAGGGATCTTGAAGTAGCACCACTGCTCTGcgtcaaaaggagccagttgagccaggtttgggcatctgattaggatgcctcctggttgcctccctggAGGTGTCtgggcacatccaactggaaagagaccccagggtagacctAGAATTCACTGTAAGGATTATATATCTTATCTGGCCCAGGAATGCCtcggaatcccccaggaggagctggaaaatgttgctggggagagagatgtctgggttgacatGCTTGacctgctgccactgcaaccCGACCCCGGATAAGtggtagaaaatggatggatggatggatggagtcaAGACCCTAAGTCAAGATCCCACAAGTAATTCAAGGTTTCTAAAGAGATCTCAATTTTCTTTTGGCTTATAAAGTAATTTATGATCTTGCAAGAATTTCCCAGTAGCATTTGAGGATAAACCTGACAAAGACCCTGTGTATAAAAAACAACCCATATGGCAAAAGAAGCAACAAGTTCAGGACCGACTTTTGGTTCCGTTCCTGCATTTCACACTCGCTCCATTTCTTCTTGTGCTATCCACCGTTTGCTctcttcaaataaaggcaaaaagccaccaaataatgttaaaaatgggtgTTTCCTTGGATGGAGCACAGACTAACCAGCTGATCTAACCTTTGAATCTGTGTTGTGACCACTGTGTTACCTGGAAGGATCCTAAAACCAACTCAAAGAAGAGTCGAAGCTTCACTCCCACGTGTTCAGGAATCATTGCAAACAGCGTGTAGTGAACTCCGAACAGAGGGATGAGGAGCAGCGTGGAGTGGACGAGTCTCCTAAAGTACACAAAAGAAGAGTTCAGAGACTGAGAGAATGtgagaataataaataaacatgtatgtgttacctgtacaggtgtgtaTCACTCTGGTTCATGTGTGACGCCTTAGTCTTCTGAATGATGATCCTGCTGATGTTCAGGAAGATCATGAAGTTTATCTGTGGATCATAAAACAAACAGTCAATACTGGTAAGCTgctgcttcctgttttattgtgaaagaacTATTGTCAGGCTGGTGCATGTTTACAACTGCATGGATTAATCTGCTGCTGAGCAGAAGCACAAACTGCCAATTAAGATAGAGGGCATCCTTACAAAGATAGAGAGCAGGATGGGAATCTTGATGATCCACCACAAACTGCTACTGAGGTCGTCCCAACATCTAAAtagacagaaatgaaaacatccTTAACATTTAATCAAAATATGGATAATAAGTCTGAGACAGTCATGTTATATCTTACTGACCCCTCATCGTCAAACTGAGTTTTCAGGAGGATCCAGATCGCTATGGTCAGTGACGGAGTGCCTACAAAGCCAGAATCTAGATCAGACAGGTAAGGACAGGTGAGCAGTTACAcaaacatgcattaaaaaacacagtACCCCAGCCGACAGAGATGTAGATCCAGAAGATCTTTGTTGTCTGAGTAAAGGTGAAGATGAGGAGAGTCTGCAGGTACAAACCCTCGACCAGCAGCCAGCAGAAGTTTGATAAAACACAGAAGTGGAAGAGAGACATGGCGGCTTTACACCCgacctgaggaaaaaaaagaaaagacactgaataattaaaatcaggCAAATTCtaatgtgcatttttatttttatgccaatttcAGTTTTCCCATGCATCATGGTTAAAGACAATGTTTTAGACTGTTAAgagcaaaaacaatcaaatgatTAATAATAACAGTATATCCACTAAACATATTCAACAATTTTTCAAACTGACCGTC
Protein-coding regions in this window:
- the ghrhr2 gene encoding growth hormone releasing hormone receptor 2 isoform X1; amino-acid sequence: MKDSNTTAACVMQWDGVSCWPAASEGETVSVSCPLLLLKPQTPPVFITRSCTAAGWSEPSVPYYKACLCEAPEEDEGMRKEKIYFDTLKTIYSVGYGLSLAALLIAVLLFCCFRKLLCPRNYIHLNLFLTFILRSVAVFIKDSVLFADKSTNHCTLSTVGCKAAMSLFHFCVLSNFCWLLVEGLYLQTLLIFTFTQTTKIFWIYISVGWGTPSLTIAIWILLKTQFDDEGCWDDLSSSLWWIIKIPILLSIFINFMIFLNISRIIIQKTKASHMNQSDTHLYRRLVHSTLLLIPLFGVHYTLFAMIPEHVGVKLRLFFELVLGSFQGLIVALLYCFLNGEVQKEIRSTVRRYWPETKTTSVHLQTQEYLH
- the ghrhr2 gene encoding growth hormone releasing hormone receptor 2 isoform X2, producing the protein MKDSNTTAACVMQWDGVSCWPAASEGETVSVSCPLLLLKPQTPPVFITRSCTAAGWSEPSVPYYKACLCEAPEEDEGMRKEKIYFDTLKTIYSVGYGLSLAALLIAVLLFCCFRKLLCPRNYIHLNLFLTFILRSVAVFIKDSVLFADKSTNHCTLSTVGCKAAMSLFHFCVLSNFCWLLVEDSGFVGTPSLTIAIWILLKTQFDDEGCWDDLSSSLWWIIKIPILLSIFINFMIFLNISRIIIQKTKASHMNQSDTHLYRRLVHSTLLLIPLFGVHYTLFAMIPEHVGVKLRLFFELVLGSFQGLIVALLYCFLNGEVQKEIRSTVRRYWPETKTTSVHLQTQEYLH